A part of Oncorhynchus masou masou isolate Uvic2021 chromosome 30, UVic_Omas_1.1, whole genome shotgun sequence genomic DNA contains:
- the LOC135521785 gene encoding transmembrane protein 107-like isoform X2 has product MSAVSSLVPARFLTLTAHLVIVITIFWSRENNVEACLPLDFTQDQYDKEDTKLVVALSVTMGLFAIELAGFFSGVSMFNCTQGLLSLAVHCSASISLSFFVFQRWECWTYWVIFAFCSVLPAFVEILLFIAVFGLKKKPL; this is encoded by the exons ATGTCTGCAGTCAGCAGCCTGGTCCCGGCTCGATTCCTGACTCTCACTGCTCACCTCGTCATCGTCATCACCATTTTCTGGTCACGG GAGAACAATGTTGAAGCTTGCCTGCCTTTGGATTTCACACAGGACCAATACGACAAGGAGGACACCAA gtTGGTGGTAGCATTGTCAGTCACCATGGGTCTGTTTGctatagagctggctggcttctTCTCTGGTGTGTCTATGTTCAACTGCACCCAGGGCCTCCTCT CGTTGGCTGTCCACTGCAGCGCGTCCATCTCCCTGTCTTTCTTTGTCTTCCAGAGATGGGAGTGTTGGACATACTGGGTTATTTTTGCCTTCTGCAG TGTTCTCCCTGCATTTGTGGAGATCCTACTCTTCATCGCAGTGTTCGGACTGAAGAAGAAGCCACTATAA
- the LOC135521785 gene encoding transmembrane protein 107-like isoform X3, producing the protein MSAVSSLVPARFLTLTAHLVIVITIFWSRENNVEACLPLDFTQDQYDKEDTKLVVALSVTMGLFAIELAGFFSGVSMFNCTQGLLSTAAHASASVALLFFLFEQWACEIYWWILAFCSVLPAFVEILLFIAVFGLKKKPL; encoded by the exons ATGTCTGCAGTCAGCAGCCTGGTCCCGGCTCGATTCCTGACTCTCACTGCTCACCTCGTCATCGTCATCACCATTTTCTGGTCACGG GAGAACAATGTTGAAGCTTGCCTGCCTTTGGATTTCACACAGGACCAATACGACAAGGAGGACACCAA gtTGGTGGTAGCATTGTCAGTCACCATGGGTCTGTTTGctatagagctggctggcttctTCTCTGGTGTGTCTATGTTCAACTGCACCCAGGGCCTCCTCT CGACTGCAGCCCATGCCAGTGCCTCTGTGGCTCTGCTGTTCTTTCTGTTTGAACAATGGGCATGTGAAATATACTGGTGGATCCTTGCTTTCtgcag TGTTCTCCCTGCATTTGTGGAGATCCTACTCTTCATCGCAGTGTTCGGACTGAAGAAGAAGCCACTATAA
- the LOC135521785 gene encoding transmembrane protein 107-like isoform X1: MSAVSSLVPARFLTLTAHLVIVITIFWSRENNVEACLPLDFTQDQYDKEDTKLVVALSVTMGLFAIELAGFFSGVSMFNCTQGLLSTAAHASASVALLFFLFEQWACEIYWWILAFCRDGSVGHTGLFLPSAVFSLHLWRSYSSSQCSD; this comes from the exons ATGTCTGCAGTCAGCAGCCTGGTCCCGGCTCGATTCCTGACTCTCACTGCTCACCTCGTCATCGTCATCACCATTTTCTGGTCACGG GAGAACAATGTTGAAGCTTGCCTGCCTTTGGATTTCACACAGGACCAATACGACAAGGAGGACACCAA gtTGGTGGTAGCATTGTCAGTCACCATGGGTCTGTTTGctatagagctggctggcttctTCTCTGGTGTGTCTATGTTCAACTGCACCCAGGGCCTCCTCT CGACTGCAGCCCATGCCAGTGCCTCTGTGGCTCTGCTGTTCTTTCTGTTTGAACAATGGGCATGTGAAATATACTGGTGGATCCTTGCTTTCtgcag AGATGGGAGTGTTGGACATACTGGGTTATTTTTGCCTTCTGCAG TGTTCTCCCTGCATTTGTGGAGATCCTACTCTTCATCGCAGTGTTCGGACTGA